In Fragaria vesca subsp. vesca linkage group LG5, FraVesHawaii_1.0, whole genome shotgun sequence, the genomic stretch GCAAGGAGAAAATAGAGCTGTCAGCTGGAGGGAGAAATGGGCACTGAAATTGAGTCAGGCTCATAATGACACCTGGATCAGCTCATCAGAAACTCAGAGCACAAATTACTTACTAATAAAATTTGGGAAGATTTATGCATTCCAACTATCCATGGATCTAATTCAATACATATTAACAAAAAAAGAAAAAAAATCATCTTCAGTTTGGAGTCCAAAAGATCGTTTAGTTACCTTAGGGCGCAGGTGCTCATGAATCCTGTACACTGCAACTGGTGAAGAATCCATATGCATGTCCCAGAGCTATACAATGAAACAAAAACATCAATGTAAAATTGCATCTACAAAAAAGGGTAAAGACCTGTCTCTCTAAATCCATAGAGAAGAAATATTTTCGAAATGTCACCACAAATCTGTTAGGGACATCTCATCTAATTTACCTTGGAATTGTCTTTTTCATATTCCAAGATAACACAATACCTTTAGATTCATGTAGTCACGACTTAAGATGTACCGCCCATCTTTTGAAAACTTGATATCAGAGATGGATGCTATAATTTCTGTGAAAAACGACTTCAACCCATGCGAATCTCCATCTTGTAGTCTGTAAACCAGTCCAATTAACAAGTATCAGAACATCTTGTGTGTCAGATCACAAGTACATAATCTGTCCACAAAATGAACAGAAACTGATCTAAACTCACATTCTTGCACTGCTATCACATAAAGCTGACTGCCTCATGTCGACTAAGCGAATAAAACCTCTTGAGCTGCTGTACGCAAGCAGATTACAATGAATGGGATGGAACTCAGCCGATGTTATTACCTCTGAACAAACATTTCATCAATCAGCCTAAAGATTCCAAACTAAAGAAACATGTATTGACCTTCAAAATGAGCCAATGGACTTCGAATGATGCAATCATTTATTTATTCGATCGATAAACAATTAAGCACCAAAGCATTGGTTTAAAAACTGAGTCAACCAGGTTTGTCAGACCCTGGCACCCTGTTGGTTATTGCTTCTCCATCCTAAAGAACAATGGTTGAAAGACTCCAAGGCTAAACTTAGAGATGATGTTTATACAATACAGAATCTGAAATTTGCTCGTAGTTCAAATTTATGTAAAGGCATGCTTTTCATTTTTAACTAGCACGCAGTAGTTTGATAATAGGAGCTCAGAGGATGCAAAGACTACAGGAGGGAATGAGAGACTACCAGTAAGGTCGTCCATGTTTTGTGGCTTCATGTCTATAATATTGAAACATTGATCACTGATATCAAGGTTCCACAAGTTTATTCTAAGGTCATCTGATGAAAGAAAAGTTTCACCATCACTGCATAAAAGTTGAAACCAGATTATTTCTGAGATGCATATACAACTTGAAGTCTATAACTATCTACTTAACAACATTCAAGTTGCTTCTGCATTCAAGGTTACCAAAGTAGAAAACTGAATAAAGATGTATCTGCATGATTTTAAACAAAATGGCTTCTCTCTTATTCTAGCTCTCTTGTGGCGATTTCTAGATATTAGAGAACTTAACACATGCTAACAAAGTTTACCTATTATTTGAGATGGAGTGAATATTAAAATCATGAGCATGAGCATACACCTTTCGGCATGTTGTTTGAGCAGTGTCCTCAATGTCAGCAACCTAGTCACAAACCAAATTACAATCATGACCACGTACTGTAAAAACACATGAGTAGTACAAATACATAGCTTTACTAAAAAAACACAGTTATCAACCTTCGAATGTATGTCTTGATACTGGGACACGCTATTAGCCATCTTCTCCACCCCTTCTTGCCGATAACCATTGGCAACAATCGGTTTATCTTCTCTACTGATGAAACTCTTTTCAGATAGAAGCACATTATCTGAACTCGGAAGTGGACCAGGGTTCATCTCTTTTACTTTCTTCACCTTACCTTCCTTGACCTGATCACAGAAACCATAAAAGCACACAGATCAACATTTCCTAAGCTTTAGTCAACATTGTTTAACAAAAAGGCCAATCAAACTAGCATTGGTTCTCCACACAACTGTTGTATCCATATTCCTTCTGTATCATTGAAACTTCCATACCTTCCACAGTTTTATCGTCTTGTCATTAGTTGAAAGAATAAACTGAGATCCGTTGGATGTTGCACACCACTTTACTTTGTTGATCCTCTCTTCAATTTCGACACTCTTTAAGTAGTCAAACTGCATAAAACGAAATAACACAGCAAACTAATCCTCACATTGCACTAACAGAACAAATTACACGGCCTGATAACATCACAACAGTCACTGACACTAGTCCTACATAATGCAGTTTCGAAAAAACAATAATTCCAAACTAAGCATACCTCCGGTTCATGACTCTGAAACTCAGTCTTGAACTGGAATTCCGGATGCTTCGTGGACGTAACATCCAACTGCTCCAGTTCATGCCGCGAACGGTGCTCCAAATTCTAAGAAGCCAATTAATAACTAACATGATAAGCCGAATTTTCATGCCAAAATCACAAGGAAGATAGCCGCAATGAATTCAAAAGCACTCAACTAGTTTCAAAATCAAACTATCTAGCTAAATTCTTACATGCTTCTCATCCTTCCTGCCGAAAATTACACAGCGGCCACCTCGATCTCCAATGGCTAGGTGATCGCCGCTCTTGTCGAATCCGATCGCCGATATCACATCAACTACACGCACAGCAAAATCGAAGCTTATAACTAACTAAACTTTAATCTCATTTCTGCATTGCTTCACTTCATAAAGCTCAGAACAAGCAAAACGATACTAAGCATGATAGAAAATTCTCATCAAACTAACAGTTTGGAGTTAAAGCGAAACCCTAACCTTCTTGAAGCTCATCGCCGGGAGCTCTTTCGCCGAAAACCTGAGAGAATTTCCAGTCTAAGGGATGGTCGGAGCTGAGAGCCATGGCCGGCTGAGCTAAGCTTACAAAAGCTTGGCGCTCATAAGACTCCAATTGGAAAGTGAGAGAGAGACTCTTTGATTATTTTTTGAAACTGAATCTCTCTGACTCTTCTCTCTCAGATTCCTCTTCTCCGTCAACCACTCGATTTGGGAAGAATATATGCGCCAAAAATAAATAAATTAAAAAATATATTATATGCGCCAAAATTAAAAAGTCCGGGTTCTCTTACTGGGCTGGCCCATTTTGAAGGCCCAAAAGTGCAAAAAGTGGGGTAGGTTGGTGGTGCGGGCCCCTATGAGAATGCGTCACGTTCCCTCCCAAGGTGCCGGCAAAGCAAAGCCCAACTCCGTCCGGCGCGCTGGTGTGTAACTTCCAGTCGCCTGGCCCATCTTTTAAGCCGGGCGGTGCACACCCCTTGTTGGGGCCTTCCATGGAGGTCGGTCTTGGCGACTCTCCATCTTCTTCTCCGTCGCTGGTTCATCCGTGAACCACTTTGTCGGAATCCTGACCGGCCAAGTGCTGGCCTGGCCGTGTACTTTCCGGCGATTGTCGCCGTCACCTGTGCAGACAGTCTGCACCTGAATGCGCCGTTTCGGTAGCTGAGCCCACTTCCCCCGGAGGGCCCACAACGCCTTAGGGTACCCCCGCACTGTCCAACCTCCAAACCCACCTTTAATGCCCCCGCTTGGGTCACAAGCCCACGTTACCGGACTCAGCACACATGTTGGCAATTCGTTGGAATATAAACGCCACGGCTTGACGCTTCTTATCGATGTGGGATTCTCTGTGTGCTTAATATTTCGTTCACCTAAAAGTTAAGCTATTCATAATCAAACCCAGTCAATCGGTGTCTGCCGTTCTTGCTTCAACTACCTAGAATCAAAGCCAAGGGACTGATAGAACTCTCTGGGATTACAAGTTTACAATTCTATCTTATCAAGACGAAAAGAGATATGGCTCTAGTCAATTTACAACTCTGTCAAACAATGTGAAACAAGATGAACTTCTAATTGACATGAGATAGTTAGTGCGATTGAAACTCTCATGGCTATTCCAGACCTAAAACGTTGTCTTTACAAGAGCAAAACTTTATATACATGTGTTCCAAAGTTCCTAACTCATTGTTTTACAAGAACATAAACCTTGGACAGATACAGTTGCATCCAGTGCTACTACATTGGTTCTGATACTTTGATTGTTTGAGTAGCATTATATTCCAAGCCGGCTTGATCTGTGGATTTTAGAGATTGTCCTCCCTCTTTTGCTTGTGACAAATAGCTCGATGTAGTACTCGAAGAATCCGAATTAAGTATGCTGGCATTCAAAAATGGAGGCTATTTTGGTGAAGGAATGCTACATTCTTTATCAGTCAGCATTTGAACTACTTCGGACATGGATGGTCTCAGTGCAAGAGAAGCTTGAGTGCACAAAAGCCCAATTTGAAGTACATTCGATGCTTCTCTTTCGGGGTACTCACTTTTCAAGATGGCATCAACAGATTTGGTATTAGTATTAGCCCTGTAGTTCTGATAAACCTGATGCCACAGTAAAATATTATGTCATTTGGTATGTTAGGAATACTACTTGAATATGAAACTTGGCCTAAATGATGATCATGCCAATAGATAAATATGCCGTGACCAAGATAGAGATATGAATCTTACAGAATTAAGAATTGAGCTTGAACCCTCCATGAAAACATGGTTCTTCCTGCCACATACAATCTCAAGAACAAGCACACCAAAGGCATACACATCAGCCTTATCGGTTAGTTGTCCTCGAACAAGATATTCAGGAGCCATATAACCTCTGCAACAAAAGAAACAAGCCAAATTAACGACTCCACCTTGTAGTAACTAATACTGGTATTAGTAAAAGTACTAGGAGCTGGAGGTGGTTTCTTCTTACAATGTGCCTGCAATTCCTGTGCTATGATGAGACTTATCAGGATCAACACAGCCCGCAAGTCCGAAATCAGCAATCTTTGGAGTAAGATCCTCATCAAGGAGAATGTTGCTGGATTTTATGTCCCTGTGAATAATTTTCTCGCTGCAACTATCATGAAGATACACAAGTCCCTCAGCAATGCCACAAATGATGTCAAATCTCTGTTGCCAACTTAGAACTTGCTCACTGCAACCAAAAATGATTTTATCTAGGCTTTTGTTGGGTACATATTCATAGACTAGAAGACTTTCTGGGCCTTCAATGCTGCAACCCAACAGCCTCACAAGATTCTTGTGTTGAATACCACTAATGAGGTTCACTTCAGTGAAGAAGTTATCCGCCCATTGCCTTGTGTTGAAGAATAGTCTTTTCACTGCTATATTGCTCCCATCTGGAAGAGTTCCCTTGAATACAGAACCAGCTCCACCTTGCCCTAGTTTCCTCGAGGCATTGAAGAAATCAGTGGCCTTTTCGAGCATTTCATACTTGAAATTCAATCTGTTCTTGTGTTGAGATTTTGATGTCCCAACTGGGGCACTGGTCACTGAAACCACAACAAACAAAAAAATGTTAGAAACTGTAGAAAAGATCAACAAATGATTAGTAGTTAGGAGTACAGTTCCAAAACTAAATGTTTACTTGCTGTCTTTTTTTGTAATCTCTGGTAGGCCTTTGTGAACCCAAAGAGAGACAGAACAGAAAGAACCATTCCAGCTACCATGACAGCTAAAACGGTAAAACCTCCCATAGTCCAGCTGAAAATACATGACACCAAAATGAAAATTAAACTACCATGACATTGAAATCATTATGGTCTTGTGTTATCAATAAGAATTTCTGGTCACACGTTTTCAATTTTGATCACCAAATAAAATTCATGAACAACTAGCTAGTCCGATTTGAGTAAGAGTCCTAAGACAAAAACACAATGTGGAAGTGAGGCTCACCATTTCCATTT encodes the following:
- the LOC101306234 gene encoding serine/threonine protein phosphatase 2A 55 kDa regulatory subunit B beta isoform-like, which produces MALSSDHPLDWKFSQVFGERAPGDELQEVDVISAIGFDKSGDHLAIGDRGGRCVIFGRKDEKHNLEHRSRHELEQLDVTSTKHPEFQFKTEFQSHEPEFDYLKSVEIEERINKVKWCATSNGSQFILSTNDKTIKLWKVKEGKVKKVKEMNPGPLPSSDNVLLSEKSFISREDKPIVANGYRQEGVEKMANSVSQYQDIHSKVADIEDTAQTTCRKVYAHAHDFNIHSISNNSDGETFLSSDDLRINLWNLDISDQCFNIIDMKPQNMDDLTEVITSAEFHPIHCNLLAYSSSRGFIRLVDMRQSALCDSSARILQDGDSHGLKSFFTEIIASISDIKFSKDGRYILSRDYMNLKLWDMHMDSSPVAVYRIHEHLRPKLSELYTNDRIFDKFGCCFSGDGLHYATGSYSNLIRIFSHGTGGEEGTTIEASKNPNRKPLPRAAPRVRRSSLSNLARGFYRHGHENSSSTGNDISCDLSSKLLQVAWHPEANLIASAAGNSLFMYYA